ACGACGCTCGACCCGGACTCTCCGGCAAAAAACGGGCGGTCCAGATTACCGATAAATGCGACCTTGAGGCACAGGAGATATAAGCGATGGCTGACGAAAAAGATATGGAAACACCAGAAAACGTTGAATCATCGGAGACACCCGCACCGGATGCTGCGCCTGCAGAGGCAGCCATGCCTCCAGGTGATGCCGAAGCGGCGGGTGTAGAGGCTGATGCGACTCCGGATGGAGCGGATGCAGTTCCGGATGAGGATAAGGCTCCGCCTGACGAACCGAAAGCCACCCCATCAGCCGATGAAATCCTGGCAGAGGCCGGTGCCGTCGATGATGATGCTCCACCGTCGGGCGACGACCAGAAGGTCGTCAACGCAGAGGATGCCGGTGAAGATGATGCCGAAGCAGCCATGTTGGCCATGCTGGAGGAGTTACCGGAGGATGGCGGAGGAGCCACACCTGAAGATATAGACTTCGGCGGCGCCAGTGTGTCTCAGGCGGAATTTCAACATCTGTCGGAACCGGCCGGCCGGCCCGAAGCGCAGAATATCGATATGCTCCTGGATATCAACCTCCCGGTTTCGATCGAGCTGGGTCGCACGCGCATGTCAATCTCCGATATTCTCGCCCTGGGACCCGGATCGGTAGTCGAGCTCAACAAGCTGGCCGGTGAGCCGGTGGACCTGCTGGTAAACTTCAAAACAGTGGCCCGAGGTGAAGTTGTTGTAATCGATGAAAACTTCGGCGTTCGTGTTACCAACCTGATTTCACCCGAAGAGAGGTTGAAGGCTCTTGGCGAAGAACAATAACAAACAACGTCGCCTTCTCTACACGTCCGCCTTGATCGTCGCAATGGCCGTTATGGGACTGTTCATGGTGTCTTCAGGCGACGGTGAAGCAGACCAAACAACACAGGCGGCGCCTGAAGGTGCCGGTGCGATCGCCGCAGCCGAGGCTTCCGATGTTTTCACCGATGGGGCCTTGCCGACCCTGGCAAAGATGGTCGGAGCTTTGTTCGTGGTCATTGTCTGCATCTATGTCGGCATCTATCTGATGAAGAAGACAATGGGTGGTAAGTACGGCGGCACGAACAAGATTAATGCCCTGGAGGTTTTGGAATCGACTCCGGTGGGTCCCAAACAAAGTGTGACTCTTATCCGCGTCGGTGACAAGTCAGTGCTGGTGGGAATTACCGGTGAGAGAATGGCTCTGCTGACGGAATTGAACCCCGCCGACACGGCGGCATTGATTACTTCGACTCCCGCCGATTGTGAACCGGATGCGTTCAGCAAGATGCTGAGTACGGCCGCGGCGCAAATGAAAAGACTGACGTCGAAAGGCCGTCGGACTGCGCTGGAATCGTAGAACCGAAACTTTGTGAACGTCGCAGGACATTACTCACATCATGGATGATGTGCGGCCTGCGACTCAGAGAAATATAGGATATGAAAAAACTGCTGAAATTCGTGGCAGCCGCCTCGGCTACCGCCTTGGTGACGACCGGCAATCTTGTCGCTCAGACCATCCCGAAGATCTCCGTTGAGGTCGGTGAAACCGCCGATTCGACCGATCTTTCGACTACCATTCAGATAGTCATATTAATGACGGTGCTCGCCCTGGCGCCGTCTATACTGATTATGGTGACATCGTTTGTGCGCATCGTCATCGTTTTGTCATTTCTAAGGCACGCCATGGGTATCCATCAAATGCCGCCCAACCAACTGTTGATCGCCCTGGCTCTGATACTGACTTTTTTTATCATGACACCGGTTGTCGATCAGGCATACAACACCGGCGTCAAACCATATCTGGAAGAAGAGATATCCAAAGAAGAAGCCTTTACCAATGCTGTCCAACCGTTCAAGGAGTTTATGCTCTCACAGACGCGCGAGAAGGACCTGGCGCTGTTTGTCAACATTGCCAAACTGGATAAACCGGACAACCCCGACGACATACCGCTACAAGTGTTGGTACCGGGCTTTGTTATATCCGAATTGCGTATCGCCTTTCAAATTGCCTTTGTGTTATTCGTTCCCTTCCTGGTGATCGATATGGTGGTGGCATCGGTACTGATGTCGATGGGCATGATGATGTTGCCGCCGATCATTGTGTCGTTACCGTTCAAAATATTGTTGTTCGTGTTGGTGGATGGATGGTATCTGCTGGTCAAATCACTGGTGGAATCGTTTCATCTTTAGTTGAGGATTAGAGTTCATGACTCCACAACTTGTTGTCTCGATTGGTCGCGAAGCGCTGATTCTCACTCTGATGCTGGCCGGACCAATGCTGGCTTTTGCGCTGGTCATTGGTATTACCATCGCTCTGTTTCAGGCAGTGACACAGATTCAGGAAATGACTCTGACTTTCGTGCCGAAAATCCTCGCCGTCGCCGCCGCCTTGTTGATTTTCCTGCCGTGGATGATCAACTTGGCCACCGACTTCCTGCGCCACATGTTTGAACTGATTCCCAGTCTGGCCATGTGATCGTGAAAACGAGCTACTCATCATGGTCCGTTGTTCGAATTTCCATCTATCTGCTCCTGACCCAACTGTGGAAAGTTTTACCAGCTTACCTGAGCAAATTCGGTTCAATTCGACACCGCACTAACGCCAGGGCCGCCTCGGTCACCCGCTAAAGCACACCAGCGCAACAGCTTACACTTCCGCGCCATACCGTTTCATTCTGGCACACGGTTTGAAATAAGGTTTGATCGATAAACCATTATTGCGTGGAAGATAGCCTTGTTTGAGTTCGTAAACTTCGGTGCTGAAAAGCTACAATTCCTCCTTCTGATCATCGTCAGAACCAGCGGTTTGTTTGCGCTCGCGCCGGTATTCGGCGAGCGCGGCTTGCCCCCCTTGGTACGGGTGGGGCTGGTGTTGATGCTGTCGTTGGTGCTGGTGCCGACGGTGTCGCTTGAGACGATAGAAGTTGCGAAGTCATTCTGGCAACTCGGCGGTCTGGTGCTGCACGAACTCTTTATCGGGTTTCTGATCGGACTGCTCTATCGTCTGTTGTTCATGGGTACCCTGACGGCCGGCGGTATCGTTGGCTATCAACTTGGGTTCGCCATGGTTACAGTGTTCGACAAAAACCTGGCCAGCCAGATATCGGTGGTCGGTCGCTTTTGGTATACGCTGGCCATTCTGATATTCCTGGGTATCAACGGGCATCACCTGATCATTTCGGCTTTTGCCGACAGCTACATGATAATCCCGCCCGGCGTCTTCAATGTCGCCGCCGACTTTGGCGATCTGATAATCAAACTGACGGCGTTCGTCTTCATCGTTGCCCTTAAGATCGCCGCACCTTTGATGATTACTTTGTTTCTGACCGATATCGCCCTGGGCACCATCGCCAAGACTATGCCGACCATGAATGTTTTCTTCGTCGGTTTTCCGCTTAAGATCACCATCGGTCTTTCAGTCATGGCCATATCACTGCCGGTGTTTGGTTTCGTGCTCGAGCGGACCACCGGCTACTTCGATCAACAATTACAGATCCTCCTGACCGGTTTGGGGGGGACGTAGGCAGCCATGTCGGAACAGTCAGCACAAGAAAAGACCGAAAAGGCGACATTTCATCGACGCCGGAAGGCGCGTGAAGAAGGTAAGGTCGTCAAGTCGCAGGAGTTGAATTCGGCGGCCATGCTACTGCTGGGATTCTTGTCGCTGTACATGCTGGGTCCGCACCTGGCCGGACAGGTTCAGGACATGATGAGCTACACGATGTCCAACGCACCAACGCTGGCCACCAGTGATCCCACTTTCATAAAGATCTTCGGCGAATACTTCCTGCGTTTCTTCTTGATGTTGGCGCCCATTCTGACCGTCGTGACGGTGATCGCGCTGATCGCCAACGTTGGTCAGGTTGGTTTCAAGATCACACCCAAGTCGCTCGAACCGAAGTTTGAAAAGCTGGATGTCTTGAAAGGTCTCAAACGGCTGTTTGCCCTCAAGTCGCTGGTGCAGTTGGTGCGCGACAGCATCAAGTTGGCAATCGTCGGACTGGTCGCCTTCTATGCGATCAAGGGGGAGTTTGAATCATTCTTCCTGCTTCCCGATATGACCATCGGCCAACTGGCCACCGCAATGGGTCGGTTATCGCTGATTCTGGGGCTGAAGGTCGGCGCCATAATGATCGCCATCGCCGTTCTCGATTATATCTACCAAAAATACGAATTCGAGAAATCGATCAAGATGTCCAAGCAGGAAATCAAGGACGAAAATAAGGACACCGAGGGCAACCCGCTGATAAAGTCACGCGTGCGTCAAATCCAACGTGAGACGGCACGGCAGCGGATGATGGCGGCCGTGCCGACGGCCGACGTCGTGGTCACCAACCCGACACAGATCGCGGTGGCTCTCAAGTACGACATGGATGAGGGGAAGGCGCCGTTCGTGCTGGCCAAGGGTGAACGAAAACTGGCCGAGAAGATCAAAGAGCTGGCCCGCGAGCACGACGTTCCGATCATCGAAGACAAACCTCTGGCTCGGGCGCTTTTCCGTATGTGCGAAGTTGGAGATCTGGTTCCGGCCCAACTGTATCGTGCCGTCGCCGAGCTTCTGGCCTACGTCTACCGCCTCAAAGGAAAGGTGATCAAGTAGCGTGGCAACTCAAGCTCCCAAGAGGACTCTGCTGGAAGCTATCGCCTCGCGTTCCGACGTCATTCTGGCGCTGGCCGTGGTGGGTATCATTGCAGTACTGATCATCCCGATACCGACCGGACTTCTGGACTTCGCGCTGGCCTTCAACATCACTTTCTCGCTGGTGGTGTTGTTGACCACGCTGTACATCACGCGTCCGCTGGACCTCTCGGTCTTCCCCAGCATGCTCTTGATCGTGACTTTGATGCGCCTCTCTCTGAACGTCGCGTCCACTCGACTCATTCTCGGTCATGCTTACGCCGGTGAAGTCATCAACTCGTTCGGTGATTTTGTCGTCCAGGGCAATTACGTGGTCGGCTTCATCGTTTTTGTCATTCTGGTCATCATTCAATTCGTGGTTATCACCAAAGGTGCTACCCGCATCTCAGAGGTAGCCGCTCGTTTCACATTGGATGCCATGCCGGGTAAGCAGATGGCTATCGACGCCGACCTGAACGCCGGCATTATCAACGATGAAGACGCCCGTACCCGTCGTGAAGACATCGCCCGCGAGGCCGACTTCTACGGCGCGATGGACGGTGCCTCCAAGTTTGTGCGTGGTGACGCCGTTGCAGGTATCCTGATTACACTCATTAACATCATCGGCGGTTTCGTTATAGGTATCGCCCTGAACGATATGTCTCTTTCCGAAGCCTTGCGCACTTACTCGCTGTTATCGATCGGTGACGGTCTGGTAACGCAGATTCCGGCGCTGTTGGTGTCGACCGCCTCCGGTATCATCGTTACCCGTGCGGCGGCTCGTGATCACATGGGCAAGGACCTCGGCACTCAACTCACCCGCCAGCCGCGGGCCATTCTCGTGGCATCGGTAGTGCTCTTCGGATTTGGTCTACTGCCTGGTATGCCCACGACTACCTTTATCATCCTGGCTCTCTTGATCGGCGGTATCGGCTTCGTGACCAGGGAGATGAAACAGCGTCAGCGGGTGCAGGCCAAACAGCAGGAAGCCAAAAAAGAGGCTCAGCAGACCCAGGTAGCGGAAGAACGCACCGAGGACCTGCTCAAAGTTGACGCCCTGGGTTTGGAGATCGGCTATGGATTGATCGGACTCGTCGATGCCAAACAGGGGGGAGACCTCCTGAACCGTATCGGTGTCATCCGCAAACAACTGGCCGGTGAACTGGGTATCGTGGTGCCTCCGATTCGCATTCGCGACAACGTGCAACTTCGTCCCAACGAGTACCGCATCAAAGTGAAGGGTATCACGGTTGCAACGTTCGAACTGATGGTCGATCATTTGCTGGCCATCAACCCCGGTTTCGTTGAAGAGAAGCTGGAAGGGTTTGAGACCCGCGATCCCGCTTTCGACCTTGAAGCCTGTTGGATAATTCCCAATCTGAAAGAGATAGCCGAAGCCAAGGGATACACGGTGGTGGAACCCTCGGCCGTGATGGCTACCCACATGACCGAAGTAGTGCGGAATGCAACGGCTGAGATTCTGAGCCGCCAGGACGTGCAACATCTGGTCGACACGCTCAAAGAAGATTTCCCCGCTCTGGTCGATTCGACTATCCCTGAGTTGGTAAGCCTGGGCACCCTTCAAAAGGTGTTGAAAGCGCTCTTGAAAGAGCGTGTGCCGGTTCGCGATCTGGCCACCATCCTTGAAACGATTTCCGATTACATCACGGCCACCAAGGAACCCGACGTTTTGGCTGAGTACGTGCGCATGGCCCTCAGGCGTCAGATCACAGAACTCTACAAAGATAAAGACGGCAAGATTAATGTGTTCACGATAGATCCCGCCGTGGAGCAACAACTCGGAGAGTCGGTGCAGAACACCAAACAGGGACTGATGCTGGTGCTTGACCCGGCTATGGCCGAGAAGCT
The nucleotide sequence above comes from Candidatus Zixiibacteriota bacterium. Encoded proteins:
- the fliP gene encoding flagellar type III secretion system pore protein FliP (The bacterial flagellar biogenesis protein FliP forms a type III secretion system (T3SS)-type pore required for flagellar assembly.) — its product is MPKISVEVGETADSTDLSTTIQIVILMTVLALAPSILIMVTSFVRIVIVLSFLRHAMGIHQMPPNQLLIALALILTFFIMTPVVDQAYNTGVKPYLEEEISKEEAFTNAVQPFKEFMLSQTREKDLALFVNIAKLDKPDNPDDIPLQVLVPGFVISELRIAFQIAFVLFVPFLVIDMVVASVLMSMGMMMLPPIIVSLPFKILLFVLVDGWYLLVKSLVESFHL
- the fliO gene encoding flagellar biosynthetic protein FliO, yielding MAKNNNKQRRLLYTSALIVAMAVMGLFMVSSGDGEADQTTQAAPEGAGAIAAAEASDVFTDGALPTLAKMVGALFVVIVCIYVGIYLMKKTMGGKYGGTNKINALEVLESTPVGPKQSVTLIRVGDKSVLVGITGERMALLTELNPADTAALITSTPADCEPDAFSKMLSTAAAQMKRLTSKGRRTALES
- the fliR gene encoding flagellar biosynthetic protein FliR codes for the protein MFEFVNFGAEKLQFLLLIIVRTSGLFALAPVFGERGLPPLVRVGLVLMLSLVLVPTVSLETIEVAKSFWQLGGLVLHELFIGFLIGLLYRLLFMGTLTAGGIVGYQLGFAMVTVFDKNLASQISVVGRFWYTLAILIFLGINGHHLIISAFADSYMIIPPGVFNVAADFGDLIIKLTAFVFIVALKIAAPLMITLFLTDIALGTIAKTMPTMNVFFVGFPLKITIGLSVMAISLPVFGFVLERTTGYFDQQLQILLTGLGGT
- the flhB gene encoding flagellar biosynthesis protein FlhB, encoding MSEQSAQEKTEKATFHRRRKAREEGKVVKSQELNSAAMLLLGFLSLYMLGPHLAGQVQDMMSYTMSNAPTLATSDPTFIKIFGEYFLRFFLMLAPILTVVTVIALIANVGQVGFKITPKSLEPKFEKLDVLKGLKRLFALKSLVQLVRDSIKLAIVGLVAFYAIKGEFESFFLLPDMTIGQLATAMGRLSLILGLKVGAIMIAIAVLDYIYQKYEFEKSIKMSKQEIKDENKDTEGNPLIKSRVRQIQRETARQRMMAAVPTADVVVTNPTQIAVALKYDMDEGKAPFVLAKGERKLAEKIKELAREHDVPIIEDKPLARALFRMCEVGDLVPAQLYRAVAELLAYVYRLKGKVIK
- the fliQ gene encoding flagellar biosynthesis protein FliQ, whose amino-acid sequence is MTPQLVVSIGREALILTLMLAGPMLAFALVIGITIALFQAVTQIQEMTLTFVPKILAVAAALLIFLPWMINLATDFLRHMFELIPSLAM
- the flhA gene encoding flagellar biosynthesis protein FlhA, encoding MATQAPKRTLLEAIASRSDVILALAVVGIIAVLIIPIPTGLLDFALAFNITFSLVVLLTTLYITRPLDLSVFPSMLLIVTLMRLSLNVASTRLILGHAYAGEVINSFGDFVVQGNYVVGFIVFVILVIIQFVVITKGATRISEVAARFTLDAMPGKQMAIDADLNAGIINDEDARTRREDIAREADFYGAMDGASKFVRGDAVAGILITLINIIGGFVIGIALNDMSLSEALRTYSLLSIGDGLVTQIPALLVSTASGIIVTRAAARDHMGKDLGTQLTRQPRAILVASVVLFGFGLLPGMPTTTFIILALLIGGIGFVTREMKQRQRVQAKQQEAKKEAQQTQVAEERTEDLLKVDALGLEIGYGLIGLVDAKQGGDLLNRIGVIRKQLAGELGIVVPPIRIRDNVQLRPNEYRIKVKGITVATFELMVDHLLAINPGFVEEKLEGFETRDPAFDLEACWIIPNLKEIAEAKGYTVVEPSAVMATHMTEVVRNATAEILSRQDVQHLVDTLKEDFPALVDSTIPELVSLGTLQKVLKALLKERVPVRDLATILETISDYITATKEPDVLAEYVRMALRRQITELYKDKDGKINVFTIDPAVEQQLGESVQNTKQGLMLVLDPAMAEKLLERIGEEMKRPLLAGFTPVCLSSPNIRLALRRLVEARHPQLAVVSYNEVMPEVELISTGMVRLEDDN